One part of the Suncus etruscus isolate mSunEtr1 chromosome 2, mSunEtr1.pri.cur, whole genome shotgun sequence genome encodes these proteins:
- the LOC126001016 gene encoding LOW QUALITY PROTEIN: 2'-5'-oligoadenylate synthase-like protein (The sequence of the model RefSeq protein was modified relative to this genomic sequence to represent the inferred CDS: inserted 1 base in 1 codon; deleted 1 base in 1 codon): protein MALTPELYEAPASKLDAFVARWVQPTQEWKEAVLDAGGVVETFLREQRFQGEQGLDQEVRMLKVVKVGAFGNGTGILSSTEVELVAFPSCLRSFQDQARCHRAVLRLIRKRALSSEDLLALGLESVRLVRGVPDALVFTVHSWSSAEPVTVRVVPACKTLGPSVVANTQPPHPAVYEALIQAEGSPGLFSPSFCELQRNFVKHRPTKVKSLLRLVKHWYLQYVKAWCPRAALPPLYALELLTIYAWEVGAEEQESFRLDEGLTTVMELLQDHQFLCIYWTKFYSMDEPGXLREFIRRKLKEERPIILDPADPTHNVAKGYRWDILAQRASQCLKQDCCYDSEDNPISSWNVKCAQDIQVTVELGGFPDLILWMNPHDPITTIIEKIRRQRRRAYSGQQSLSFQELGRDRQVLSPRCSLADYGIFTNVRLQLPETFPPELQVFVRSSDGVSRVYTVHPTCYIRSLKQQIEAREGLMPAQQRLEFRGQNLQDWLTLGDCGIQDNDTLVLSRKREGELS from the exons ATGGCCCTGACCCCGGAGCTGTACGAGGCCCCGGCCTCCAAGCTGGACGCCTTCGTGGCCCGCTGGgtgcagcccacccaggagtgGAAGGAGGCAGTG CTGGATGCTGGAGGAGTCGTGGAAACCTTCCTCAGGGAACAGCGCTTCCAGGGGGAGCAAGGACTAGACCAGGAGGTGCggatgctgaaggtggtcaag GTGGGCGCCTTCGGAAACGGCACGGGAATCCTGAGCAGCACGGAGGTGGAGCTGGTGGCCTTCCCAAGCTGTCTCCGCAGCTTCCAGGACCAGGCCAGGTGCCACCGCGCCGTTCTCCGCCTGATCCGGAAAAGGGCCCTGAGCTCGGAAGACCTGCtggccctggggctggagagcgtGAGACTGGTCCGGGGGGTCCCCGACGCGCTGGTCTTCACCGTCCACTCTTGGAGTTCAGCTGAGCCTGTGACTGTCCGAGTGGTCCCTGCCTGCAAGACCCTGG GACCTTCCGTGGTCGCCAACACCCAGCCTCCTCACCCCGCGGTCTACGAGGCCTTGATTCAGGCCGAGGGCAGCCCCGGCCTTTTCTCCCCGTCCTTCTGTGAACTGCAGAGAAACTTTGTGAAGCATCGGCCCACCAAGGTGAAGAGCCTCCTGCGGCTGGTGAAGCACTGGTACCTGCAG TATGTGAAAGCCTGGTGCCCCCGGGCCGCGCTGCCCCCACTCTATGCCCTCGAGCTCCTGACCATCTACGCCTGGGAGGTGGGTGCTGAGGAGCAGGAGAGCTTCCGGCTGGATGAAGGCTTGACCACGGTGATGGAGCTGCTCCAGGATCACCAGTTCCTCTGCATCTACTGGACCAAGTTCTACTCGATGGATGAGCCGG CCCTTAGGGAGTTTATCCGGAGAAAGCTCAAAGAGGAGAG ACCCATCATCCTGGACCCCGCGGACCCCACCCACAACGTGGCCAAAGGCTACAGGTGGGATATCTTGGCCCAGCGAGCCAGCCAGTGCCTGAAGCAGGACTGTTGCTACGACAGCGAGGACAACCCCATCTCCAGCTGGAACGTGAAG TGTGCTCAAGACATCCAAGTGACTGTGGAACTGGGGGGcttcccagatttgatcctctggATGAACCCTCACGACCCCATAACAACGATCATCGAGAAGATTCGCCGGCAGCGGAGAAGGGCTTACTCGGGCCAGCAGTCTCTGTCCTTCCAGGAGCTGGGCAGGGACAGGCAGGTCCTCAGCCCCCGGTGCTCCTTGGCCGATTATGGGATCTTCACCAACGTGCGCCTCCAGCTGCCGGAAACCTTCCCCCCAGAACTGCAGGTGTTCGTGAGGAGCTCCGACGGGGTGAGCCGTGTCTACACCGTCCACCCCACCTGCTACATCAGGAGTCTGAAGCAGCAGATCGAAGCCAGGGAGGGGCTGATGCCGGCACAACAGAGGCTGGAATTCCGAGGGCAGAATCTGCAGGACTGGTTGACTTTGGGGGACTGTGGGATCCAAGACAATGACACCCTTGTCCTCTccaggaagagagaaggagagctCAGCTAG